The nucleotide window CCCGAGTTCGCGCCACGGCTGGCTCTGCTCGGGTGTTTTCGCCGCCTGTTCCACGGTGTCCGCCACGGCGGTAAGGCTAATGCTTGGGACTGCCTGGCGACGAATGGCGATGTCGACCCTTGACGCGCTGTCTGTAAGCGGACATTGCGTACCCTTGTGGTTACGTAACTATCTGGGTACGCTGCTGGTATGGATGCGGTATTGCAGGCGCTGGCGGATCAGAGCCGGCGGACCGTGCTGGAGATTCTTCGTGATCATCCCGCCACGGCCGGTGAACTCGCGGCGGCACTTCCGATTGCCCGGCCGGGAGTGTCGCGGCATCTGCGCGTCCTCAGGGAAGCCGGATTGGTGACGGTGGATCAGGAAGCCCAACGACGGATCTACAGCCTCCATCCGGAGGCGCTGATGGAGGTCGATCAGTGGCTCGAGTCCTACCGCGCCCTGTGGGAGCAGCGGCTCGACGCTCTGCACACCGAGATTGCTCGAGGGAAGAAGGCACGCAAGTGAACATCATCGGAACCATGCGCCGACTCGACGAGAGCCGCGGCGCCGTACGGGTCAACGATCTCTACGACACCGACATCGACGACCTGTGGCAAGCCTGTACGACGCCGGACCGGCTTGCCCGGTGGATCGGTGAGGTGACCGGCGACCTGCGCGTCGGTGGCACGATCCACGCGTCCTGGACCAGCAGTTGGACGGGGCCGGGGAGGGTGGAAGTCTGCGAGGCTCCGCGGCATCTGCTGCTCACCCTGGAACCCGGTGCCGAGGATCAGACCCAGGTCGAGGCGTGGCTCAGCGAGGAGGGTTCGCAGACCCGGTTGGTGGTCGAGGAACGCGGGCTGCCGTTGGCGAACCTGCATTTCTACGGGTCCGGCTGGCAGGCACATCTGGAGGACCTCGGCAGGTCGCTGGTCGGCGAGCCGTCGGTCTGGCATGACCGTTGGACCGAACTCACGCCGGCCTACCAAGAGTTGGCGGTGAACTGATGTCGGACCAGATCAAACTCAGCGGGACCACGTTGAACGCACCCGACGCCATCGCGCTGGCGCGGTTCTATGCCGAGATCACCGGAGGGGTGGCCCACGGCGACGAGCATTGGGCGATCGTCACCGGTCCGAACGGAGAGATCGGATTCCAGCAGGTCGCCGGCTTCCGGCCGACTCAGTGGCCCGAGGGCGACGTACGGATGCAGCTGCATCTCGACTTCTTCGTGGACGACCTCGCCGCCACCGAGACGCGGGTGCTGGCCGCCGGAGCAACCCGGTACGACTTTCAGCCGAACTCCGACCACTGCTTCGTCTACGCCGACCCCGCCGGCCACCCCTTCTGCCTCTCCACCTGGGACACCGCGCGTGTGATGGATGAAACCGGAGCCTGACTGCGCACCTACTCGCCGGGGCAGTTGGTTTGCATCCAGCGTGGCGGCCGAGTCCGTGTTGGCTTCGGTCGACTCCGCGGGCGGCGGGCGCGTTCGTTTTCCAACCAGTGATGACTTCGATCGGGCCCCAAGGTGCAGAACGTGTCCGTTTCCCAACCAGCGTTGGGTTTCGTCACGAGCCCAGGGCAAGTGGTCGATTCCACCCCCGGGAGATTCAAGGAGTCGGCGTCCCCGATGCCGTGGACACCGGTCGGTCCGCTCGGGCGGCGAAGTTGCGCGACGGAAGTGCAGAAAATCCACGACAAGGGCTGCACCTTCGTCACGCAACTTCATTCGGGACCGAGCCGACGAAATCGACCCTACGGGCGGCGAAATCGCCGGCTGGCGCCTCGATCTCAGGGTTCAGCGCCGGCGGGACTTCGCGCGGAGGGCGGGATTGCCGGAGCGGGAGGCGTGTTTGCGATCGATCTCGGGCAGCAGACCGACTGCCGGCGTGGGCTGATCGGCGAAGTCGCTGCCGCGCAGCACCGCCGGCCAGCCGTACGGTCGCAGCCGGTAGTAGAGCATCCCGGCCGTGGTGGCGGCGAAGGGGCCGGTCAGGGTGAGGAAGACCGAGATGCCGGCATCGTTCAGCAGGGTGCCGATGATCGCGGTGACCAGGACGGCGATCGCCGTGACCTGGTAGCTCGACCAGAGGTCGGCGGTGATCGCGTGCCGCAGCCGGCGGAAGATCACGACCCAGATGATCACCCCGATGATCACACCGGCAATGCCGAGCGGCGCGATCAGGGTTGCGCCCGACGCCTCGGCCTTGCGGATGATGATCGGCCAGGCGTCCCCGCTGATCACCCGCTGGACGAAGTCGCCGAGATGGCTGCGGTGCCCCGCGCCGCGCGCCCAGTCCAGCACCGAGACGATGCCGACCACCACGACCGCGACCACGGCGATCACCGCCAGCCGCTGCCAGGTGATCTTGAAACCGGAGACCGCCAGCGCCAGGAACAGCACCGCCGGCGTCAGGCTGATCACGCCGCCGAAGTCCGCACCCATCGACGGCCACCCCTCACACGCCACGGCCAGCCCACCGATGATCAACACCGCAATCACCGGCATCCACTGGTGTGCACGGATGTTCTTGGCCCGACCGGTCCGCGCGAACCGGTGCGCGAGGTAGCCGGCGACGACCAGCGTCGCCGCCGCGTAGCAACCGAACGTGGTGTTGCCGAAGCCGTACCACCGACCACCGACCACGGGTCGCGAGTTCAGCAGCGATCCCGGCTGCATCACGCCGCCGAGGGCGGCGTCGACGGTGAAGGTCGCCATGGTGATGCCCGCGGCCGCGATCGGGATCGGAATCTTCAGCCAGCGGGACAGACCCAACGCCAGCGCCGGCAGGATCACCGCCCAGCAACACAGCGTGATCACCAGGGCCACGGCCGGATGTGATTGCGCGGCCCAGGGAAAGGAACCGGTCAGCATGAGTGATGCGGTCAGCGTGGTGAGCCCGGCGACCATGATCGCCACACCCCTCCAACGCCGCGTGGCGACGAACACCGTCAACAGCGCAGCCATCAGAACGCCGATGGCCGCACCGGCGGCGTACCCGATCGGGGCGACCGCGGACAGATTGCTGATCATGGTCAAGTGATCGCTGATGATCTTGGTCGAGACCGGCTGCTGGTCGACCTGGAACAGCGTGCCGTCCACCGGCGCGGACGCCGGCAGCGCGGCTGAGCCGCGACTGAAGTCGATCAAGGTACGGGTCAGGTCGATCAGCGTGACGATGCCGTGGCGCCGGGTGGTGTCCGAGGTCATCATCCCCGGCAGCGTGGTGCCGAGCCGGTAGATCAGCTGCAGATTCTGGTTGTGCGAGCCGGGATCGGGTCCGATCCCCGTCACGAGCACGGTGACGTCCTTGCGACCCGCCAACGCCGTGATGACCTGATCGGAACGCGACCCGGCATCGACCAGCGTCAACGGACAGGTCAGCCGATATCCGTTGCTGGCAAAGGAATCCGAAGTGCGGTAATCCTGCAGGCTGCCGTCAGGCTTCGCCGCCGCCAACGCTGCTCCCGGTCCGACTGCGCTCACACATCCGTTGCTGAGCTCGGCCAGGATGCCGAGTCGCGCGTCGCCGGAATTCGATGCGGCGACCTTGAGCCGGGCCTGCCAGTCGTCGACCCGGGCGTTCGCGCCGCTGCCGGTCACCGACGGCGTGCACAACCCTCCCGCACCGGTACGGCGTCCGGCACCGACGGTCAGCCAGCCCGCCGCCGCGCACTCACCTTGGTTGCGGGCGCGGATCGACATCGCACCGGTCTGCACGTCGCCGGCATGCTCGGAGATGATCTTGTCGTCCGTCGCGTCCGGTTGATAGCGGCCGGTGACACCGACCACCACGAGTTTGCTGGTGTAGATCGCGCTCGAACTCGGCGGCTCACCCAGCGTGCTGATCACCCGCAGCAGGGCGAAGATCAACGCCAGCGCGATCACGGCCAACATCGCCCGCACACTGAGCGGGAAGCGACGACGGGTGCTCATCGCGACATCCGGTACGGCGACTGCCGGCCGGTCATCGATCAGGCAGCCTGCAGCTGCTGGAGCACGCTGGCGAAGAAGCCGACCCCGTCCCGTCCCGGAGCAGTCAGCGGGTCGACGTTGTGCTCCGGGTGCGGCATCAGACCGACCACATTGCCACGCTGATTGGAGATTCCGGCGATGTCGCGGTAGGAACCGTTCGGGTTGCCGCCGTGATAGCGGAAGACGACCTGACCCTCCCCCTCGAGCCGATCGAGGGTGTCGTTGTCGGCGACGTAACGACCCTCGCCGTTCTTCAGCACGATGCTGATCTGCTCACCCTGCTCGTACTGATTGGTCCAGGCGGTGCGATTGGATTCGACGATCAGTTGTTGATCAACGCAGGTGAAGACCTGGACGTCGTTGCGGATCAGGGCGCCCGGCAGCAGATGTGCCTCGCACAGGACCTGAAAGCCGTTGCAGATGCCGAGCACCGGCATCCCCGCGTCGGCCTTCTCGATCACCTCGGTCATGATCGGCGCGAACCGCGAGATGGCACCGCAGCGCAGGTAATCGCCGTAGGAGAAGCCGCCGGGCAGGATCACCGCATCGATGCCCTGCAACGAATCGTCGGCGTGCCACAGCGACACCGCCTCCGCGCCGGACAGT belongs to Microlunatus elymi and includes:
- a CDS encoding ArsR/SmtB family transcription factor, which encodes MDAVLQALADQSRRTVLEILRDHPATAGELAAALPIARPGVSRHLRVLREAGLVTVDQEAQRRIYSLHPEALMEVDQWLESYRALWEQRLDALHTEIARGKKARK
- a CDS encoding SRPBCC family protein, translated to MNIIGTMRRLDESRGAVRVNDLYDTDIDDLWQACTTPDRLARWIGEVTGDLRVGGTIHASWTSSWTGPGRVEVCEAPRHLLLTLEPGAEDQTQVEAWLSEEGSQTRLVVEERGLPLANLHFYGSGWQAHLEDLGRSLVGEPSVWHDRWTELTPAYQELAVN
- a CDS encoding VOC family protein, whose amino-acid sequence is MSDQIKLSGTTLNAPDAIALARFYAEITGGVAHGDEHWAIVTGPNGEIGFQQVAGFRPTQWPEGDVRMQLHLDFFVDDLAATETRVLAAGATRYDFQPNSDHCFVYADPAGHPFCLSTWDTARVMDETGA
- the purQ gene encoding phosphoribosylformylglycinamidine synthase subunit PurQ, which translates into the protein MAPRIGVVTFPGTLDDHDALRAVRLSGAEAVSLWHADDSLQGIDAVILPGGFSYGDYLRCGAISRFAPIMTEVIEKADAGMPVLGICNGFQVLCEAHLLPGALIRNDVQVFTCVDQQLIVESNRTAWTNQYEQGEQISIVLKNGEGRYVADNDTLDRLEGEGQVVFRYHGGNPNGSYRDIAGISNQRGNVVGLMPHPEHNVDPLTAPGRDGVGFFASVLQQLQAA